The region CATAAACGCAGTCGTGGTGCGAGTACGATTTCTCAACAAACTGCTAAGAACGTTTTCCTGTGGCCGACTCGGGATTGGGTTCGCAAAGGTTTGGAAGCTTACTTCACAGTGTTGATCGAGTTCACTTGGCCTAAAGAGCGCATCATGGAAGTTTATCTGAACGTGATCGAGATGGGCCCCGGCGTCTACGGTGTGGAAGCAGCTTCGCAAAAGTATTTTAAGAAGAAGGCAAAAAATATTTCTGCTTCTCAAGCCAGTTTGATTGCAGCTGTGTTGCCGAATCCTCGTCGCCTGCGCATTGATCGTCCTTCAAATTATGTTGTCCGTCGACAACAACGAATTCTTTATCGCGTGAGTCCACCATTTCCGCGCGAAGAACGCGCTTCTTTTTTAGACTTTCTTGATTTCAAATTCGATAGCGATGAATCTCAAGATTAACGATTCAGTAATTTCACTCGTTGCGTAAATTGATTTCTAATTATTAATATCTGCGATTTTTTCTTCACAGGTTTCTGCATTTCTTCGCAATTTCTCGAATGAAAAACATAAAATTTCTGTTCTCATGACTGACCTCAGGGATCAAACACGGCGAGTTCGGCCAGTGTTCATTACAAAAATATTTATATCCACTCCATGACCTCAGCGATACGAATTTATTCCAACACACAACTGCATCTTCAGGATTTTACAGGTACGTCGGCTCACACCTGAAGGTGCTTAAAAGATTTTATGGAGAAAATTTTATGAACTTGAAACGCGTATTAATCGTGTTGGCTACTCTTTTGCTTAGCTATGCTTCCCATGCAAATGAATTCGACGAGGGTTCTGGTGAGTTCGACGCTCTTGCAAGACCGGGCTACAGCGAAGCAGACATTCAAAAGAAAATCGAAAATGAAATGGCAATCGCTTGTTCAGGAAACCTGTGCAAAGTGGTTGGTCAAGACAACCAGGGTTCTGGTTGGACCGTTCAGTTTCAAGTCGGCTATGGCGATAATAACAATAATGGCAATGGCGATACGATCTATATCGGCGGCAACAATAACAACAATGGTGATGATGGATATGCCAGTGTCACGGTCACTTACAGAAATTTCAAATGCCACTCCAACCTTTTAGTGACCCCTGCCGTGTACCGCTTCGTAAATACCTACCTTTACAACATGGTGAATTCTGATGGCTCTGTGAAAAGGAATTTCTCTCCTGCAGATCAAACAGTCATTTTGTTCTACACGACAATGTTGAACAAGGTGAGTGCATGCGGCATGGGCGGCGGCGGCGGATTGAACTAGGAGTGGGCGGATATGAAGCTATCATTGGGTATATTGATGTTAATCCTAGGCACCTTTGGTGCCGTGGCGCAGGCGCAGGCCTCTGTGCCGACATCGGGAACGACTCTTCAATTAAATAATTTAAGAATCGCTAATAGAGCTCAATGTGCGGTGGATTCCGAGATGCCAACCGATACCGCTTTCATCGTAGTTGATGGGTATAATGCGGGAAAACTTTCGTACTCTTTGGCTAAGAACATCGGCGCCGATGGGGCGCAAATGAGTTCGCAAGGGATGCAGGATTTCCGCATTGCTGTCTCGGTACTGACAAAAAATATCGCGAATAAATTATTTACGGGTGCACTGCCGATGCTCCCGTTAAATTTGAAAACATCCAAGCTTCATCAATATAATGCCTTGGCTGCGAAATGTGACAAAAAAACTTACTGTCCAGAACTGAATACTTACCTTGCGAAAATCTGGGATAACTCCGAGGGCGCCGGAATTCCTTGGACGAAAATTGATAATTTCACCGGTTCCCAATTTCTGAAGTCTAAAAAGGCAGATCGTGTGGGCTGCTTTTACGTAAAAAAATTCTCGGGTCTTCAGGGAAATCTGCATACGACAGAATTGGACGTCGCATCCTTACAGGATATGGCCCAGTCCTATTTAAATCATGATAAGAATATCACGGCTTGCGAAGATCGTGATGTCTCTCTCGATTCCAGAAACTCCATGATTCAACTCAATTTAAAGTTGGACGGGGTGGGCGATTTCAATGCCTATGGTTTTGATTTCTGGAACAGTGTTAAAATCTATCTTTCCTTTGCGTGGAGATATTCAAACATTCCCTCGCAAGTCAGTCCCCATATGGGAGAGCTGTTTAAATCCGTGGCGCTCGAGGAATCCATCATGTTGGTTCCGAATGGCTGTAAAAGTATCGAAAAACCGGCTTGCGATTCAGAAACTCTATCTTTGAATTCTCTGCGAGAATTAGCGAAGCCAGGTCAGAATCCTGCGGATTCCTTTAAAGAAAATCCAGATGGACCAGAAAAAGGCACAGTTAATAATGGCGCGCGTTCGGTGAACGACGATTTCTTGGGGACTCGTGGCTATCAAGAGGCTTCTGATTGGGTGGAAAATTTCCGTAAGAACTATGTGGAAAACCGTGGCTCCATGAAGAATCGTCTGCAAAGTTCGATTCAATTTTTGAATGTCTTGTCTGGCGCGATGACCGCGGAGGAACTTAATGAATTCGTAAAACCAATGGCCTTTGCCGGCCATTATTCGAATACCCACCGTGACGAGCTTTACTACATGTGCACAGAGGCTCGCCTGGCCGGTGACAGACGCTTGGATTTCATGCGTTCAGGAATTGACCGTATAAAACAACTTAGCGTCATGCAAAAGGCTTTTGAAGGGTCTCCTAAATCTTTGGATCAAATGGAAGAATATTTCGATCGATCCGCTGCGGGTTTGGTCAGCTTTTGCGATACTTTAGAAAAGCAAAAAATTTGGAATGTTGATGGCTATGTTGTCAATCGCGAAGGCTTCAATCGCTGGGCAAAAGAAATCCTAAACATCCCGCGCAATAAGGAAGCGACAGGAGTCGAATTCCAACCGATGACTTTCGGGGCGCCCCTTTTGGTGTGGGATAAAAGTAAGCCTACAACGCCGTCTAATATCATTTGTTTGACGGGAATGGATTGTGCTCGCAAATTGACCAAGGCCATGGTGGACCTGTATGCAGTATCCAAGTATGCAGATGCATTTTTACCTGTTTCTTCAACAGTCTCTTCGCCAGATATTTTCAATCCCTATGCGGATCTGAAGGCCTGCAAGATTTACGATCCCTGGTTTCAAACACGTCGCGCGAACAAGCGCCTGTTTGCGGATTTAACAAGTACTGTGTTGTTTGGTTGGAATGCGCTGCCGATGTACATCGATGTGGATTTCACAGCTCCGAAGGTCACAAGCCTTAATGAGATGATTGAAAATGGCACAGTTAAGTTTGATCCGGCGATTCAAAAATCAAAAATGCAGTATGCGATGCTAGCTGATTTCGGTCCTCTGGTCGGCGCGCCCTGTGCGGTGTCGATTGCGCCAAACAGTGCTAAGGCTTTTAACTTTTATGCATTTAACGGCATCACGCTGAATTATTGCAAAGCCCGTTCTGATGGCACGGCAATAGGCGGTAACAACGGCTCTGTGGAAAATAAAACGCCAGATGCTCGATCATATTGCGGCGGTTGTTCCTTGAATTTCGTGGGTGTGACTTCTGGAGCCGCGATGATGACAGCAAATGCGCTGCCTATCAACCCCATCAAGCTTGGAATATATTTCTTTCGTTCCATCCAACGTTTTGTCCAAGCAAAAAAGGACAAAGTGAATATTCCGATTTCTGCTGACGTGAATTTACAGAAAGTGGCAGAGACTTATCAAAAGCACGGCGGATCTATTCCAGAACACTGCGTGGAGCAGCTGGGGGCGGGCGTGGGCTGCTATCAAAGTATTTGTGTGGCAAAGGCAGCAGACGCCTTTGAAAAATACACAGGTAAAAAGGTTCTCGACATCGAGACCGCAAGCACAACTTCGTCTTCGATTACCAAATCCGTCGTTATCAAATCTGCATTTTGCGATGGCGATGTTCAGATGAAATTCAACTGCTCAGACGATGGCAAAAGATTTTCGACCTTTGAACGTTTTGGTGGACTGTATGGTCGCACCAAAGCATGCCGTGATGCCATCGGGCAGAATTTCTGGGGGCGCTAGTGAAGAATATATTACTGGGACTTGTCTTATCTTTCAGTTCGCTCAACGCCGGGGCTTTTACGGTTGAATCCACCTACGACCAGATATTAACGGGGCAGTATGTGAAAACCACCAAGGTTTCTTGCCAGGAAACCACGGCAAACTATTGCACTCAGATTTGCAACAACCCTGTGCAATGTGTAAGGCGAGAACCGTACTGCAGAAACTGTGCGGGAACCTCCTCGCCATTGCTGCGCCAACTCTTCACCGAACTCTCCCGATTGTATGCGATTCAAGCCCCAATGCTGGAGTTAAGTCCTCTGATCCATTTCTTGGCCCATCAGAATTACGTACTGCTGGATTTGAACAGCGTATTTAATTACTACACGCCCGTGGGTGGAGAACTCTTTTTGAATGAGCTTCGAAGTTTTTGCGCAGATCAAGCAGATACTGCTCTTTTAGTGGTGAAGCTGGATGAGGTTCATCAACCGGCATCCCTGAACTATGTTTTGTGCAAAAACCCCATGGGCCAGACGGCAGCATTTGAAGTTGCACCCCGCACGCCAGGTATTCAACAGCAATTGAAAACAGAAATATTTTTTAACTTAAACTGAGGAATTCAGTTTATTAAAACTCCCTTAACCGGGAAAAGGAGAACAACATGAAGCGTTTTGTAAAAGGTTTGGCTGCGACAGCCGTTACCTTCATGGCGATCCAAGCGAACGCCGTGCAAGTTACTTATACATTCAGAGTGAACAGCTCTGGTCCAAGCATTTATCCGTGTAATGCGGGTCTATTAACAGAGAATCCATATCAAGGTGACAAAGCAATTTGCTACACTGCGGATACTCACGAAGTTTGTGATCCTGATTGCGTCGGAGTTGATTGCCAAGGTAAAGACAATGGTAAACCAGGCCCTGAGTTGCCAGGTCCGGGTAATCCACATCCGCACTCTGCTGCGATGGAACTATTTACGGGCGGTCATCACGGTCCTCCGGGCGGTGGCGGTCACCAACCTCCAAGAAAAAATGTTTGCGAATGTACGACAGAATACGGTCGTAAAAACGGCAACTACCTTCATGCGACTTACACTCCATGGGGTGAAAACAACGATCCACACAAAGATGTGATCTCTGGCCAAGGCAATCAATTTGCTAAGCTTTTCAATGACGAAGTAACGCCATATAAAAACGTATTGCAAACTTTGGCATTCAATCTTGGTAGCGAATTGTATACAGCGAAATACTTCGTTGATATCTGCTACCGTGGCTCACAAATTGACTACGGCACAATCAATACTGGCTGGAACATTCTTGCTGAAACGGCGGTAACAGACTTTGGTTTCGCACCACAAGGCCAAGGTTACAGCAAACTTTCAGATCTTGAGATGAAAGCCTATGTGATCTGTACAAATCAAAACAAGACTTGTGAACACGGCAATTGCAACGAATACGATACAGCTATCGATGGCGCGCAAGTGGCTCAATTCAACAACGCGTTCTTGGATTATTTGGGTCAAGGTAAATTCCATTACTCTGACAAATCTAACTGGCAACCAGCTAAAGGTTCTTTCACTCAGTTGATCGACAACAAAAATGAAGACCTTGGTAACCACGCAGCAGCTAAATTCTGTAAAGTTCGTTACGTGTATTCTGAAACGAATGGTTTGGATAAACACAAAGCAAAACACAGAAAATGGCAAAAACACGGCGCTAATATCTGCACTCACACGAAAATTGAGATGGCATCTATGGGCGAATGTTCTAACTGTGGCGGCGGCCACCACCACTAATTCGAGAGTTTAAGCATTTCCGCTAAAGGCGGAGTGCAGAGAAGAGGAGACTGCGATGTCTGAAATTAAACTGAAGAGATTCTGGTCTCTTCTTCTTGGGTTGTTCTTCACTCTATCGGGCGCGGCGGCGTCCGCAGCCTGCGTGGTGGACAATGATGATCGAATTCAACTTAATGTTTCCCCCGAGACTAAGTCTTGGGGGGACTACAATGGGAATAAACTTATCACGGCCTCTAAGGTTTATAAGTGTGAGCAAGATGCGGGACGCTATCTGATGCTGTCGATGGGCGCCACTCAGTGGAGCGCATCCACAGATGTCAAAGACACCTATTTATTTGATACCTATGAGCCCGAGACATGCTCTTTAAAAAACTCGAAGGCTTTTGCGTCTTATACACCGGAGCGCACTAAAGCCAACTTCAGTCGCCAGTACAAATTTATCAGAAGCTGTTTCGATCTTCGCGTGGTTGATATGGGCGGTGCCCAAATCATTGCTAAGGAAAACCAACAGTACTGCAAAGTGGAAAGAACCTCTGACGGCGCTGTCATTCTTCGCGGTGATATGTGTTTTCTAAAAATTCGTGCGCAAAGTAATTTTGCCGTGCAGCCGATTTTCAACAATAAATGTGCAGACCCTGATTACTTGCGTTCGATCGGCGTTCAAGCTCAGGACATTTATGCCAACCTGAATATCCTAACAACAGGGGATGATTCCGGTTACAGCGAGGACGTCGACAACATCGGCAGCCGCGCGTTGCATATTAATATCACTCCCAATTCTAAAGTCCTTAATCTGTCCGAAGATTTTGGCGCCAGTGTCCCAAGATTTCCAACCAGCTACAACATCAACGCTGATTGGGGGGACTTGAAAATCCATACGGATTTTGAAAATAAAACTGAAATTGATCTTTCGTTTTTTGTCTCTAATATGGCCTCAGAAAAATGTGTTGCAGGGGAATGCTCGAGCTCTTCAAATTTTACCCAACCTTTTGTGGGGCAGGTGGAGCTTTTTAAACTTTCAAGTGGCCGTCCTCCCAAGCTTGTGGAGGAGTGGTGGGATGGTGGACTGGTTCCTCCAAACTGGCAGGGCTTTGTCAAAGGGATTCAATACCGTGTACCTGATACCGTCGTCGATGCTGGAGGACGGTACCGAATGGTTGCAACCTTCCAAGATCCCACAGATGACTATGCGATTTATTTGAACGGTCTTCGTCAAATGTTGCTGCGCATGTATGATGTCGAAGGCGCTACAGTAGGGGTCGATACCTTGCCTGCGTTAGCGACTTTAAATACATTAGGTGTGATTCCGGGATTTAACGGAACCCGTGTGTTGAATCAGAATAACCAAAGTGTGGATTTGTCTCAGACATTAAAGGGGCTAGAGGAGATTATTTCCTCCACAGTCTGGCCGCCTTACTATAGTGCGATTTGCGATCACGACAAATGCACAAAAATTAAAAACAGAAAATTCCATCAACGTCTGGTTTTGGAGTTTGTTGTAGGACGCCCCGAAGTTGGTGAGGATGAAGTGAAAATTCAAGACATCCA is a window of Bdellovibrio sp. SKB1291214 DNA encoding:
- the mtgA gene encoding monofunctional biosynthetic peptidoglycan transglycosylase, which translates into the protein MLLFFVTSIGFVLLYRFVPVYITPLMVIRSAQSIFSDKFVGINHDWVPLEEISPSMQKAVLKAEDYRFFDHSGFDFDAIEKAIKYNKTHKRSRGASTISQQTAKNVFLWPTRDWVRKGLEAYFTVLIEFTWPKERIMEVYLNVIEMGPGVYGVEAASQKYFKKKAKNISASQASLIAAVLPNPRRLRIDRPSNYVVRRQQRILYRVSPPFPREERASFLDFLDFKFDSDESQD
- a CDS encoding protease, coding for MNLKRVLIVLATLLLSYASHANEFDEGSGEFDALARPGYSEADIQKKIENEMAIACSGNLCKVVGQDNQGSGWTVQFQVGYGDNNNNGNGDTIYIGGNNNNNGDDGYASVTVTYRNFKCHSNLLVTPAVYRFVNTYLYNMVNSDGSVKRNFSPADQTVILFYTTMLNKVSACGMGGGGGLN